The Anomalospiza imberbis isolate Cuckoo-Finch-1a 21T00152 chromosome 2, ASM3175350v1, whole genome shotgun sequence nucleotide sequence AACAAATACCCTTCAATACGCAAGCATAGCTTGGGTAAAAATATCCTTGGTCACACGAGATCATGCTGGATGGGGCAGAATTAAGTCCTTGGAATGTTAATACCTTTAATTCCCAGCTGTAGCTGGAGAAGCAGAAAGCAGCCCTGGATGCTGCCTCCCCAAGCCAGCTAACTGTGGCTTACTTGCTAAGAAATACCCACTGCTGACTAATCCAGCAGCTGCGCTTACCGTCTGGCTTTGTCCTCAGAACCAGCATGGCCTCCTTCTGTCTGAAGAGCAAGGCTGGCCTTTCCCCAGGGCCTCGAATCCCCCTACCAGGAATCTCCACATATTTGCATTTCCGGGAGCAATGAAGCCAGCAGGTCCCTGCCCACACACTCACAGTGGGCCCCAAAACTGGAGGCTGCTCACCCACGGTGGGACCCAGCACACCCCTCCACCAAGCAAGGGTCCCTGCACTTGTTTCCATACAAACGACTTTGCCAAGTTATGCAGCCCACAAAAGCCACAAGTCAGGGCACTACCTTGGCATTCTCAGGGGCTGCATTAAGCTGATATCATGCACAGGTGCTTCTTGCAATTTATCCACATTCTGCCCTTCTATTACTAATCAATGTCTGCTTCCAAGTGCCCTCAAGAACTACTGCAGTTTCCTTCCTAGAGCAGCTTCCTTCCAGGATCATGCGATAAACCCCAGTTACTACACAGCATATCGCAGCACAACTCGTACAACAGTTGGAGTAACAATGTCAAAATCTGAGTACACGAAGAATTGTCTCTTTTCTGCAAGTCACTGGGTGCATCCAGAAGCACACACAGTTTGGACATATGCTCAAGGTTTAGTGTCCCAGAACGTCCCTTGCTTTGTACCATTGGATGGCAATCTGATGCCCAGAACATTGAAACTGCAGCCTTGGTGAGACATGAAGAGCAATTTCAGAAAAACTAAGGAGCAGCCTACCATGCTCAAACAGCAAAAGGATGCCAGTAATAATTCTCCCTGTGCCATAAATAAGGAAGAGGGATACATAAAGGGATACTTGTTTGCTGTTAGATATTACATCTCTACTGCCACATACATATATGCACATGTGAAAACCACATCAGTATGGCATCTTCTACTCGTGTAAACTCAGGGCACAACTCACCTGTTTCTCTGCTGAATGACCCTCCCCATTTAAGGGAACTTTTGTCTCATCCTCCCAGCCAGTTGCCCTCTGCACATCGGGATGATCTTGGACAGCCGCTCCATTTTTGCAGTCCATGACCTTCATTTCACAGCTAAGCCGCTGACTTGAGAGGTGGtgaaagaaaaggcttttttgtGGCATGGGCAGGAACCACGCCGTGGCAAAGGCAATGGATATGCTGGTTAAGGAGACAACGTTCAAGCTGAAGAGGGACCATCCCGCCACTGACACAAGGACCTGCCCAGACACCGAGCCCACTGTGTAGCCTACCAGGGTGGCACTTCGGCAGTAACTGGTGACCTTCTGGTACAGGTTGATATCGACGACACTGTAGATGTAGGAATAATAGGCAATGTCGGTGGCAGTCCCCATCCCGTAGAAGAACTCAAGGAGCTGGATGGCCCGCAGCCCCTGGGCGTAcagcagcaggaaccaggtGACGATGaggctcaggccctgcagcaggaCCACAGGCTTGTACCGCAGGTAGTCCGTGGCCAGGAACACGGGGAAGAGCAGCGCCAGGTAGGAGTAAGTCCACACCGGGTAAATCTCGTTGAACACCTGCGGGAGGGAGAAGACGGCGGTAACCGCCAGCACTCCCGTACTGCGAACaaagcacagacacacaccccgcgaggggggcggggggaaggAGGGACGCGGTACCTGGGTCTCGGAGAGGTTCTTGTGCGGCCCCAGCAGGTACCGGGTGAGGAAGGGCTCCGACGGCCGCACGCTGCAGAAGAAGCCGTAGGCGCAGAGCAGCGCAGTGGGCAGCGCCCAGCAGCAGGCGCTGCCGCTGGCAGCCCGGGCGGAGCGCCGCGCCGGCCGCCCCCCGTGCGAGTCCGCCatgccgggccgggccgggccgggggccggAGGCGCCGGTGGCGGGCGCGTCCCGGTCACCTCCGAgagccggccccggcccgcggcGCTGCGCCCCACGCTGATTGGCCGGCGCGCGCGGGGCGGGCAGCACACAGCGCTCGGATTGGGCAGACCGCCCCGTGGGCGGGGCCAGCAGCGCGCacgcggccggggcggggcggggccgctgTCCCCGCGGGCCGCTCGCCCCCAGCGCCCCGCCTCGCCCGTGCCTCCGGGGCAGGTGCGAGCCGTCCTCTGAACCCTGCTCCCGCAGAGATCCTGCCGGCTCTGCCGGGCTTGGCGGGGCTTTCCTGGCCCGGACGCGTTCGGCCGCTGACCCCTGTCGCTTTCTTCCCTTTCGCGCGATAAAAGCTTGAATCACTTCTGCTGTTTAATAAACCAGAAGAATTATTAGATAAGTGCGGCAAATAAAACTATTACATTCGAAGTCATTATCTAAAGTTTTGCCCAGTCTACTGTTCCTAGAGCTTTGCCAATCCTCCGAattatttgctgtttttctgttcaATCAATTCCTTTTAATCTGCTTGATTTGCCTTTCCCTTTGCTCCCCTCCTTTGATCTCCCCGACATTGCTACCACTCCTAGGGCTTCCTACTTTATACCTACAGTTTGTTCTTCAAACTGGCTGATGCCAGAGAGAATCCACACCAGGGGTCAGGCCTCCCACCTGTGCAATTGCATATCCCGCCTCCTAGGCATCTGGATATACCGAGTTGGGTGGGAAAGAACAAGTTCTCAACCCCAGAACAGATTTCTTGTAGTGCAGAATTTTACTACTATCTATTACTAGTATatatttattactattttattactGTAATTACCATAATCCTGCCTTAGTAAACCTAGCTACAAAGACGATTTGGGCTGTAAGATTACTCAGCTGTCTGTAAAACACGGCTAAATATTTTGGTCTTGATCATCAGGCATCAGTGGTTTGCTGCTTTCTGGCTATTTTCTGGGTCTAGCAAAATTCCCTTCCTATTGTTCTCCACGTTCTCTTCTGTAGAAAACCTGTAAGatttattagggaaaaaaaaaatgatattGCCATTTCACCACCCTTTAGCTTGCAGTAAAACTCTGCATACAAAGAATCAGTTCCTGCTAATACTGGCATCCACCTCAGTCACAGGCAAGGGACGGCTGTTCTTTTCAAAGAGCGTGGTTAGAGTGAAATGAGCCGGAACAACGACTGATAAACACGTTGCCAGGGGTTCCCTCTCACTTAGCAGCGCCTCTGTCCCACTGGCATGTGGCCCAGGAGCAGGTAATAAAGGGATATGGGCTGTGAGCAAGGAAGGTGCTGTGCACCCTCTGACCAGTCGGAAAGAACAAAACCTTGGTGTTCTTGGTGTGCTCTTGGTTGCCTAGAGGCAACAGCTCCCACAGATCCAGGCTGCTCACAGGATCTTATGGGCGGCCCTGCTGTTTTCCAAAACAACAATCCTTAGAGTTGTGCCACTGGAGCTCAAGTGCTGTTTCCTGCGGATTAGAACAAGTCTCATCAATTCAgcccttttcttaaaaaaaatgcacagtCAGGCAACCTAGATGTCTCTTCCAAAAACTGGAACAGAAAAAGAGACTGCAAAATTTTGACTTAAGTACTCCATGTTTTCTCAGGGTTTCAGTTTTGTTCTCAAAAGAACTCACCTTGTTTTATTGTCATGGAATATTTTCAGCCTTTGGGAACAAGATAAAATTTTATTCCCTGACTTTTTACttctatattttctttcttagtcTTCCTCcacattttctctttccatctcCCCACTCTACTAGAAAATGTAAGGAAAGGTTAAATGTAGAAAAAACATCAACACTTCCAATATTTTTTCTAAGATGGAAGACATAAGCTGTAAAAAGTAGGATTTCTCACACTTTCCTTTATCTTACCTATTTCCTTCTTTCAGCTTCTGGCCTGCAGTGTATTGTGGaggaattaataaaatatatgtgcATGAAAAGTTCTCCTAAAGTCTTGCCAAGTTGTTTACAGAAAATCTTCTGTaaattaaaaactttaaaaactgcACTCTTGTGAAGCTGCTGTTCAGAGTGCTTCCTCAGTATGTGAGAGCACTAAGGTTATATAAGTATTTCAGAAACTATCCAGAAGGAGAGAATAAAACAGATTTGTTCCTTCCTGAGCATGGAAGGAACAAAGGCACAGAAATGTGACAAACAGCAGCAAccactttctttttattacttcGGCCATTATAACTAATCTGGGAAAGTAGACTCCATTAACTAGTATCTATGTTGGAATGAAACAGAATTAGctagaaaaaaacataaatccaaattatttctgaaatgcagGCTGATTAGTTTTAGATCAAAGCCTGTAGATTATAGCTATCTGTTAGAACAGTAGACTGGATATAACTTTGAAGGCCTGTGTGTTCCACTTCCAACTCCCAATTGATCCTTTGATAATCTGGGGGCTTTCAACTGGAAACTCATATATTATGCAGCCATAAAGGGTCAATTTTAAAACCCTGTACACGGGTGGGGGAAATGCAGCACTGTAGTTCACTGGAACACAGCTGATACAGAAGCCAGTCCAAAATCCAAGCTTCCCGGACCTGTAGAAGTGTAAGGACAAACAGCCATGTCTCCAAAACTCAGGAGTCATTAGGAGACAGGTTACTATCAAAAGCCTCTGGCAGAGAACTTCCTTTCTGCCCCACACACCACAGCAAGTTCTGCATTGAGTCCAATGCAGACTGAAGCAGAGAGCTGTTAGAGATGACGCATTCATGGCTGAATTTGAGGAATTACTTGCCACAGAATATCAGAATAACTCCTGGGCTAATATGGGTCATGTTGTACAGCACCATACATTTTCATTATGGATGTaacagtttaaaatattttgcagtcaactacatgaggaaaaaatggaaaagccaCTCAAGTCTGCTACAAACAATGGAAAAATTTTCATGGGAAGTGAAAAGAGAGTACAATAGTGatgttacaaagaaaaaaaagcacttaGAAGAAACATGCCCGGTACTTTTATTAAATGAAGAAGCAAATAGGTTGGTCTGAATTATTTGGTGCTTGGTCTTTGTAGGTCACAGTGGACTTAACACAGTGTTGCTCCTATTAGGAATGGTGTTACAGATGTGCCCAGGAACCCTGAGAATGATCCCATGGCCTGTTTTGGAGAGTGCTGTACAAACATTCAAGAAGATGGAGTCCCTACCTGGAGGAGATTGTAATTAAAGCATGATTCAAGCACTGGGTGTAACAAACAAATGGAGAATGGGGCACAGTAATGATAGGAAAGTGTAGGTGGATAAACTGGTTATGATGCAGAGCTAGCAGAAATAAACACAGCAAGAAGAAGAATATTTTAGACTGATTAAGAGGAGTAACTGACTCATACAAAACAGCAGTTGGTCCACATAGGACAGTGCTGCATCTCATTTCTGTGGTACTTCACAGTAGCTTTGATAAACAGTCTTCCCTAACACATATGTGGGCATGGGCAGAgcctttctcttcctctctcagGTATGTGCCAAAAAAATCTTCTCCTGTCATGAAAGACACCTCATGAGTGTGAGTGTTTGTGAAGTTGCAAGCCCTCCTTTTGTCCCTTAGCACCATCCTAAAATTCTGATCAATCCACCAGTGTTCATGGCCATTTCAAGGGGTGCTGGAGGATGCTCAAAGATTGGTTATTTGTCTGTAGTCCTGACCACGTTCCCATTTGATGTGTTTTCTGCAAGAGTTGTCCTGGCACTTCACTCACACATACTCTTGTCATGCGCCCTCACGGACATCTCTAATGTAAGAAGAGCCCCAAAGCACAGATTCACCTTTGCATCTGTGCTGATGCACAGTTCAGGTTTCTGAGTGGATGCAGAAACAGGATCTGCATTAGCTCTAATCCATGGGTAATATGCAGCTTTGTCTCCACCATGCTTTGCTATGCCAGCAGTGTGGAGGGAACCATTCAGACTGCAGAACCTTGGTGAAGGTGAGTTGGCCCAGCCTCAGTGCAGGTATCCCTGCAGTGCAGGTGTTACATTCAAAATAACCAGCAGAAAATCTGGCATAAATGGAGGTTACAGCTCCTCTAAAAGGCAGAGGTGTCTGTACCCATCTACATGAGACTACCTGCATCTTTATCCTGTACAAACCTGTCTGGATACTGGACTTCGGCATCAGGCTCTCAAGAAACTAATGTGGTGCTGCTGTCAGTATCTATTTCAGAGCTGCTCAACTGTCTTCACACTTAGTTCCAACTCCTTTCCAAGCCAAGTGCAGACACAACCAGTTTCACTGTCTGAAAGAGTACAGCCACCGcctctggaaagaaaatggaaacacTTGGTTGCACCTGGTAAAGCTGGTTGTGAGTAAAGCACAAGGCTTCAAAGCACAGTCACCCATGTGCTATTGTCACTTGCAGATGGTCAGCTCTGGACACCCTGCAGCCTCTTGGAAGCTGGAATGAGCATTAGGGGGCAGCaactccattgtgacactgtttGGGGCTAAAAGCAGTTGACTTTGGACCTTTGGATCAAAAGGCCAATGTGAAGGCATCCATCCAGATTtgtgaagaaattatttgctgtaTTACTCTGAACTTTGGCACCACATTTCTCCCTCAGTCCAAAAGAGTTTATGTTTGTTAACCTTCATGCTGTCACATGCATCTTTAGTCTCTGAGAATACTGCAGAAATTCTTGCTCTCCTTGTGTATTTTGCAAATAATCTCAACATTCACAGAATTTCATTCCACAGTGTGTAAAAGGCTGTGCAAGACTGTTTTAACTACAGATTTTCAAAAGCCTTGGTGAATTCAATCTAAGATGGCtgctaaataaaattaaaatactttgtgTATGTGTTCCAGCTGGGAtatagttaattttcttcacagcagcCTGTATAGTGCTGtgctttggttttttgattACACCAGCACTGATAACACGTTGTTTTAGCTGGTACTGGCAGTGTTTGCTCAGCACCAaggccttttcttttccccacccTGCCTCACCGGTGAGGAGGCTGGGAGAGGACACAGCTGAGCCAGGGCATTTAATATCCCAGACTGTGTGACACTGTGCTCAGCAGGAAATGcgggggaaaggagaaggatgaAGGGGGAATGTTCAGAGTTGTGGTCTTTGTCTTCCCAAGCAACTGTCAGGTGTGTCGAGGCCCAGTTGCCTGGAAGCAGCTGCACATGTGCCTGTTGATGAGAAGTGGCAaattaattccttattttgcCTTACTTGCAAGCGCAGCTTTGATTTGCTTATCAAGCTGCCTTTATATCAACCTCTCTTTTGCTCTTCCAATCCTCTCCCCCAGCCTGCCAGGGGAAAGCCATCAAGTGACTGCCTGCCAGCTGGGGCCAAACTGCTGCAGTCCTTTTTGGTGTCCAATGTGAGACAAGAGGATTTTGAGATAACACCCCTGATCAGAGTGTGCTAGGTAGAATTTATACCTCTTATTGGAAGGGGTTCATACTTTTTGCCTTACTGTATATAAGAGTCTGGCACATTAGTGACTGGCTTGGACTTTTGCTGTTTATTGTAGCACTTATCTTACTCTGCTGTGCAAGGGAACATTTTGTTATCAGCAATGGCCGCATGTCTGAGGTGGCACAGGGCCCAGACATCCCTGCTCTACTGGGCAGGCTGGAACATCACTGGAATGGGGTTAATTCCCATCACAGTTGCCCATAGGGTGTTGTGGCTCAGATTTGTGACGAGGGCAGCATTCACAACACAGGGGTGTTTTAGGTGGCACTGAACAGTGTTTGCACGGTGTCAAGGCCTTTGCTTTTTGCCTCTCTGCCCTGCCAGTGAGTAGGCTGGGCATGGACAAGGGGCTGGGAGGAAATGCAagcaggacagctgaccccagctaACCAAAGTACTGTTCACTAGTAAAGAGAAGCAGAGTCTTCAACTTGTAAAATTGATGCAGATGGACTGTGTCACACTCCTGCAATCAGTTTTGCAGTTATGTGACTTTACACAGAATTATacatgtgtgtgcatatatatatatatatgtatatataaagaACTAATTACTTATTTAGAACATTGAAGATCACTGccttctaaaaaatattttcacagttATCACATAAAAACTTGGTTCTGCTGAAGTTAGCAAGCATTTATTGCCTGCTTTCCAAGGTAAAACCTCATTCCAAAgtttacatgttttttttttgtgaatatgGTTTGTGTTGCAATTTTATGGTGGtgtcaaacaaaaataaattaagcacAATTACATAATACTAATAAACCAACCTTTAAAGATGAAGCAATTACTCATACTGTTTCACCATTTGAAATTAATTCTAATTGGCACTGAAAATTTTACTTTCCTGTTGCAAACCTTCACTATTACCAGAGCTACTACTGTAGAGACaaatatacaaaataaaatgttgatGCCTTTCATGCTACaatattatctttatttttcagtggaaaattaCAACAGTTTGTgacatagtaaaaaaaaaatagaagaaaatatttgtttagtTTTTACACTCTTTTTACTCCTGTTCTATGCCTTCTCTTCAAAATGCAAGTTCTGTAAGAGAAGGGAATTAAAAACTACTAAAATAAAACTGGCTAACACCATCCAAGGTTCAAAGACAAACTACTTTAAAAATCCAGCCTGCTGAATGGTACCTAGTGTGATAAGTGAAGTGCTGCAAATAAACAATTTACAGGATGGAAGTCCAGAACACTCTGAAAACTTAGCTAAAATTCTGCTGGAATAATAAGTTCATGGACTGTGTATCTATTTTCAGATGTAGTcatcctgggaaaaaaatccatgtaaAATCTATGCACAAGAGTATTTCCATTAGTGAAAACACTGTTAAATTTTAAGAGAAGATGCAGCTGTTTCTGTAACCCAGTTTCATCTAATCCTCCTCTGCCACCCCCAGGCTGTACTGTCACTGAACAGCTGCAGTTCTCAAAGCTTTCCTCATCAAGGGAGCTCCCTGTCCCAACAGTCTAAAAGTGTATATGGGACTGAGCATCAGGAGTTCTGAATTCTCGTTTTGGTTCTCCCACTGCTGTTCCATGACCTGCCAGGTTAAATCACTTCCCTACTCATTTCTGGGATGGAAAGGCACAACTgactcccttttccctttccaggGCACTGAAGATGAATTCTGTGAAATCCACATCATTCAGGTGTGCTGGGTATAAAAGAACCAAACCCAACAATGCCAGCACCCATTCTCTGAGAAGGGGTTGCGCATACCTCAATGCTGAGACATGTCCTGCCTTTGCCACAGTGCAGATGAAAAACGTGGAGGACAGGCCACCCCTACAATCATTTCTCACCAAGGCACTGCTGGAACGCAGCACCACAGCTCCAGATCAGCACTGGTTTTCCCTCTCAGCCTTATGTATGAAGAACATCCACCTGCTATAGCTTTCTATTCCTCATCTGTGCTGCAAAAGCATTACAAAATGGAGATAGTCAGGCCTCAGGATCAAGGCCAGAGTCTCCATTCCTAGGGATTTAGGActtaaaattaagtaaaaagTTAAGACAGAGTACTGGTTATAATGAAGAAGTGATAATACTAATCAGAAGGGACTACTATTTCTTCCAGCGAAAAGAAGCTGAAAAGGgctttccccagggaaaagaatCTGTTTTCTAAAGTGTGTATTTATAGGAATGAAACACCAGCCAGACAAATCTCTCAATCCTGCTGGTAAAACATTATGTTCCTTTGACAAAGCACACATCCAAACTACTAAGTGTGACTGTTTTAAGGGCTTCTTAACAAACAGGTTGTTCTGCATGGTGACTGCTGGCAGGTTAAGAGCTCCCAGACTCATCAGTCCTTTTCACAGCCAGACCCCCACCAAAATCACAGCCATAGAGTTCTACCCGAAGGGCAATCCCACGGTACCATGTTTTTGGAACAATGCGGATAAAC carries:
- the SLC19A2 gene encoding thiamine transporter 1 isoform X3; amino-acid sequence: MADSHGGRPARRSARAASGSACCWALPTALLCAYGFFCSVRPSEPFLTRYLLGPHKNLSETQVFNEIYPVWTYSYLALLFPVFLATDYLRYKPVVLLQGLSLIVTWFLLLYAQGLRAIQLLEFFYGMGTATDIAYYSYIYSVVDINLYQKVTSYCRSATLVGYTVGSVSGQVLVSVAGWSLFSLNVVSLTSISIAFATAWFLPMPQKSLFFHHLSSQRLSCEMKVMDCKNGAAVQDHPDVQRATGWEDETKVPLNGEGHSAEKQSTQKQKVDIVKVLKDLWRDFLQCYSSRTMLCWSVWWALSTCGYFQVINYAQGLWEMVLPSHSADIYNGAVEAASTLLGAVAVVVVGHIKTSWAMWGEVALALFSFLIAAAVYVMDTVHNMWVCYASYVIFRIIYMMLITIATFQIATNLSVERYALVFGVNTFIALALQTLLTVIVVDASGLGLDIFTQFMIYASYFAAISLVFLVSGICSIVEAYRRQEQVQSRSPESQ
- the SLC19A2 gene encoding thiamine transporter 1 isoform X4, with protein sequence MADSHGGRPARRSARAASGSACCWALPTALLCAYGFFCSVRPSEPFLTRYLLGPHKNLSETQVFNEIYPVWTYSYLALLFPVFLATDYLRYKPVVLLQGLSLIVTWFLLLYAQGLRAIQLLEFFYGMGTATDIAYYSYIYSVVDINLYQKVTSYCRSATLVGYTVGSVSGQVLVSVAGWSLFSLNVVSLTSISIAFATAWFLPMPQKSLFFHHLSSQRLSCEMKVMDCKNGAAVQDHPDVQRATGWEDETKVPLNGEGHSAEKQKQKVDIVKVLKDLWRDFLQCYSSRTMLCWSVWWALSTCGYFQVINYAQGLWEMVLPSHSADIYNGAVEAASTLLGAVAVVVVGHIKTSWAMWGEVALALFSFLIAAAVYVMDTVHNMWVCYASYVIFRIIYMMLITIATFQIATNLSVERYALVFGVNTFIALALQTLLTVIVVDASGLGLDIFTQFMIYASYFAAISLVFLVSGICSIVEAYRRQEQVQSRSPESQ